From the genome of Verrucomicrobiota bacterium:
TCGTACGTCAGCACCAAGACACTGCTCGCGAGCAAGACCAGCACCGGGCCGGCCACTGGAATGACGAAACCCGGACGACTGAACAATGCCTGCGCCCCAAACCAGTAGCCCACAAGCAACGCGCCGACGACCGCCAGTCTTGTCACCGGCTGGCGAATGACGAAACCCAGTGTCAGCGCCAGGAGTCCGGCCGCACCGATCATCCCCAAAGTCCCTTGCGGTGACGTCTCACCCAGGAACTCGCCATGCAGCGCGGCGCTGAGGATGTTCAGGTGGAGTTCCGGTCCAAGCATTTCGCGCTTTGGGTCGCCAAAAGGTGTGCGGTGCTCGTCGTGAAAGATGCTGGCGGTCGGGCCGACGAGCACAATCTTGTCGCGGAAAAATTCGCCGTTCCCGTAATTGCGTTCCCAGAGTTTGGGCGAGAGCACGTCGCCGATCGGATGAACGCGATAACCGTAGCCCGGCGCGTTGCCGAAGCGAAAACGGACGGAATCGAACCCGGCGGGAACCGCGTCCACGCGACCGAGCTTCCGGAGTACGCGCAGCGCAAGCGACTCCATCACTTCCTGACCTGACACGACAAAGCCCGCCTGCTCGCCGGTCTGACGAAAATTGGCGCGGCGGACAATGCCGTCGAAATCCTCCGGGAGGTTTACAAAGCCGACGCGGTCGTCCCGCACAACCGCGTCCGTGTCCGGCGCGGGCAGAACGGCTGGGTTGGGAGTCAACAGTTGGAGGACGTTGCCGCGATCCGTTTTCTGCGGGCTCAGGCTGCAACCGACGACGATTTTGTCGCGATGCTTTTCGAGCGTGTGGCGGAGTTGTCCGTCACCGTCATTCGGAGCGCTGAACACCAGGTCGAAGGCGATCACCTTCGCTCCGGCCGCGGCAAGTTTTTCCGTCACCTCCGCCCAGACGACGCGCGACCAGGGGAAGTTTCTTTGCAGGTCTCGCAAAATGGGCGCGCGCTGAAGTTCTTCCGCGCTGAAATCCGAACTGCCGTATGCCGGTTGATCGATCCCGATCAAAACCAGCCGTGGGTCCACGGGCGTCTTCCGGCCGAGGCGCGTCCGCAAGTCCTGTGTGTAAAGCTCCATTTCGAGCAGCGGCGAGTAACCGAAGTGTTGAAGCGCCAGCGCCAGCAGCGTGAACGCTGCGCAGATGGCGAGCACCACCCCGAACCGTTTGAACTGCCGTTGCATGAAGTTGATCAAGAAAACTTTTGTTCCGTTGACAAATTCGCCCTCTTCCCTTAAACGCTTCCGCGACTCGAACCAAGCCCAATATGAAAATCCGGATTCTTCTGGCGGTCGCGTTCGCGGCGCTGGCTTCGCTGGCGGGCGCCGCTTCGCTCACCGAAAGCACGTTCACGGAGGTGATCAAGGACGTGAACGTCGTCACCCTGCCGGCCAGAACCACCCAACCTGCAAAAGTGAGTGAACTTTTCAAAGCGCCTGACCTTGTCCGGACGGGCACGGATTCCCGCACCGAACTGACCGCGCCGGACCAGACCATCACGCGTGTCGGTGCGAACACGGTCTTTTCCTTCGAACCGAAAGGGCGCAATGTTGACCTGGAGCAAGGCAGCGTTCTGTTTCATTCGCCGAAGGGCAAAGGCGGCGGGGCCATCAAGACCGGCGGCGCGTCGGCGGCGGTGCTTGGCACGACGCTGATGGTGTCCACGACGACGAACCGCGGATTCAAGACAATCGTCCTCGAGGGCAAGGGCAAGGTGACGCTCGCGAACCGCAAAAGCCGGACGTTGAAAGCCGGACAGATGGTTCTGGTGTTGCCCGGTGGTGAAGATTTCGGGCCGACGCTGGACATTAATCTGGGCAAGCTGGTGGCCGGATCAAAGCTGGTCACTGGCTTTTCGCGCGAGCTGGCTTCCCTCTCTTTGATCAACACCGAAATCCTGAAGCAGAACAAGGCGCTGGCCAGAGGTCGTGCCCCAACCGATTTTGCCAGCCGCACGGGTCTGGAAGGCATGGACGAAAACACGTATCAAGCGGCGGTTCCGCCGCTGCCCCAAAAATAGCCGCTTCGGTGAAACGTTTGTGAGTCGCGAATGACATGAAATCCAAAACGCTCTACTACGGCGTCCTCCTCGCTCTCCTGGCCGCGTCGCTCGGTCAGGCGCAGGCGCAAGTACCTGGAGCAATCGACCAGGTGGACTCAGTGCAGCAGCGGCGGACAGCCCAGCAATCTGCGCAAGCGGGCGCCACTCAAGAAGAGACCGCTCCGGAACTTTACCCGGGTGAAACCGACGACGTCGGCCCGCAATCCATCGTCCAGCTCAGACCGCGCAAGACCTTGTTCGAAGTGGTTGCGGACATCCAGTATTTTTACACGGACAACATGTTTTTGGAGGAAGGGAGTGGCCGGCGTCTGGATACGGGCGTGTTGGTGAGTACCGTGGAAGTTGCGCTGGCGCCGTCGCCCTACGAAATGTTCGGCGGAATGTTTGCACCGCGCCTCGGCTATCGACATCAATGGTATGATTTTGGTCTGGACGGAAACAAAGTTGAACCGTTCGGGATTCCGCTCGATCGGTTTGACTTCAATGCGCAGACGGTGTTCGTGGAGGAACAATATCGCTGTTGCGAGAACTGGATCGCCGAAGTCGGCGTGGACGCAACCCGGCTGATGTCGCAATCGGATTACCGTGAATTCTACAAGGAGTTGGTGCCGCACTGGGGGTTGCGCCAGCTTTTTCCGTTCTGCGAAACCACCGTTTTGTCGCTCGGCTACGAGGGCACATATCGTTTCACCAGCGCCGACGCCGTTGCGGCGAGCGACCTGAATGACCGGACCGATCACATCCTGCTTGCCAGTTGCACGCATTTCGTCACGCCGAAACTGATCGCGCAGCCTTATTACCGGTTCAAGTACACACATTTCACCGGCGGCGTGCCACGCGAGGATTTCCTGAACTCCGTCGGTCTGACGTTGCAATATGCTTTCACCCGGCAATTCAGCGCTCGCGTCTTCGTGGATTATTCCCTCAAGGAATCGAGCAATCCCGCAGTGCCGGACTACCGTAAACTGGACGCGGGTGCCGGCCTGAACCTGAGCCTCCGATTCTGACGCCGCCCGGACTTCACAGCGTTCGATTTTCCGCACCGAAAACGCTGTCGAGAATCGTCTCCTTGATTTTCCAGAGCAAGGCCATGGTCATCGCCAGCGGCAGCAGAACGAAAATGGCCAGCGGCAACACAGTGAGAAGGAGCCACCACAACCGTCCTTGTCGCTCCAGTTGCTCAAGCACCGCAGCCACCTGGATCGGCAATGAATTGAAGTGAACCAAGGTCTGGTAACTGAGGGCGAGTAACGCGGCCGCCAGCAGCAGGCAGCGGTTCAGTGTAGTGAAATGTCTGGTTTCCAGCCGCAACGTTTCATCCGGTAACATGGCGCTCAACCGCTGCAGGACCAGATTGAAATTACTCAGGAAGATCAGACCCGACAGCGCCAGCAACGCCACCATCGGCATAAAGAAGGGATGGTTCGGAATCTTGTTCGACCAGTAAAGAAAAGGCGAAAGACCGAGGTTTACCAGGCCGAAGAGTTTGGCGCGGTCCAGCGCGCTGCGCCAGATCCGTTCCTGTTTCTGATAATATCCCAGTTGCCACAGACCATACAAAAGCCAGCCTGTGACCAGCACTGGCGGCACCATGCCGAAGGTTTTCAGCCAGTCGCTCTTGGCCGTCTGCACGCACACGATGAGCGCGATGGGCAATCCCCAAAACAGCGCGGAGAGACCGCGCACCAGTTGACCCAGCGACCGCAGCAATTCCGCATTGGGGGCGGGATCAGGCATGGAAACAATTGCGAATGGCGGATGACGAATGACGCACCGGTGATTGTCTCCACTGACCCGACCATGGGGCGGCTGAATGAATCATTCGGTCTTCGTCATTTGACATTCAGAAAGTCAGATAGGTGTATTCCTTCAGGCCACGCTCGTAATCGTCGAGCAATCGC
Proteins encoded in this window:
- a CDS encoding adenylate/guanylate cyclase domain-containing protein, producing the protein MQRQFKRFGVVLAICAAFTLLALALQHFGYSPLLEMELYTQDLRTRLGRKTPVDPRLVLIGIDQPAYGSSDFSAEELQRAPILRDLQRNFPWSRVVWAEVTEKLAAAGAKVIAFDLVFSAPNDGDGQLRHTLEKHRDKIVVGCSLSPQKTDRGNVLQLLTPNPAVLPAPDTDAVVRDDRVGFVNLPEDFDGIVRRANFRQTGEQAGFVVSGQEVMESLALRVLRKLGRVDAVPAGFDSVRFRFGNAPGYGYRVHPIGDVLSPKLWERNYGNGEFFRDKIVLVGPTASIFHDEHRTPFGDPKREMLGPELHLNILSAALHGEFLGETSPQGTLGMIGAAGLLALTLGFVIRQPVTRLAVVGALLVGYWFGAQALFSRPGFVIPVAGPVLVLLASSVLVLTYDYVLEQLEKARVRKTLERYVSKDVVKELLDNPATYFDSLVGVRRSVTVLFSDVRGFTTLTESSDSARLVKQLNEYFEEMVRDVFTHQGSLDKFIGDAVMAVWGSIDIVSKGRAHDAQLAVATALAMKRSLRKLNEGWKARGMPELAFGIGINHGEAIVGEIGSSQKVEFTAIGDPVNLASRLEGLTKEYHLDLLLGENLAPLVGEQYILRTVDYVQVKGKTKPVDVFTVVGDGAAQTVSTPVWLARYEEGVRQYRSREFAAAATAFQECLRRQPEDFLSALYAERCQNLIQNPPDESWNGVFVMTKK
- a CDS encoding FecR domain-containing protein, translated to MKIRILLAVAFAALASLAGAASLTESTFTEVIKDVNVVTLPARTTQPAKVSELFKAPDLVRTGTDSRTELTAPDQTITRVGANTVFSFEPKGRNVDLEQGSVLFHSPKGKGGGAIKTGGASAAVLGTTLMVSTTTNRGFKTIVLEGKGKVTLANRKSRTLKAGQMVLVLPGGEDFGPTLDINLGKLVAGSKLVTGFSRELASLSLINTEILKQNKALARGRAPTDFASRTGLEGMDENTYQAAVPPLPQK